GATGGCAGCCACTACAGTCTCTCTACTGGGATACTACCTTCCCTTGGAGCCAAAAGTAACCGCAGACTTAAGCTCAAGCCCTTCATTGTTTCTCCCTATGACCGCCGTTAcaggtttctttctttcttctcttctctctcttttaaatTTCATCGTCAAATCTTACTTGTTATTAGTCTTCTACCTTTCTCCACCAAACCCATTTTATATCTCCTGTAATCATCTTAATTACTTTCAGAGCTTCATTATTTCgcttttttcttttagtgtTATTTGCTGCTATTTCTTTGTTTCTCCCTGAAGGAACCTCgttgttgtttgttgttgtgttacactttttttcattagatgctgttattttaattttattctattatcGTATCCTTCTTTTTGAAAGTATTTTAGCCGTTCATTCCTTTCTCAATGCCGAGGTATGAggattcataaaataaaataaaattctttttcctttttcgatTCCGTGTCTTCCCCACTGTTCAAGAATTTTGCTAAATGCTAatgtttttctgttttttgttttgacgAGTTTCCGTGTTTTTTATTCCTTGTCGGTTTCTCTCCATTGCTCACAAACCAGATTGAACAGCACTGGATCTCTTCTCTTTCTTGTGATCCTAAAAGAGCAAAATCACCCCCACTTTCATTCTCTTCTacgttttatcttttttaataatagttTCATTGCAAAATGCTCTTCCATTGAGATCTATCcatttcaataaaaatcatCATACACCAACAACAATAACCTTATCTCATTGGAGGTCGGTTACATAATTTCACACGGTCTGACACACGGAGTTAATCCATTAAAAAACACGTATAGTTACATATTTGGTTTTTGTTTACTTTGTTGAAATTGAGTTTTCAAAGGAAGGGCCACAATCTTCCACTTGGCAGAAGTCAAACTATGAAGTTTGACTTTGTTTCCTTGGATTTGAAACGTCCACGGTTTGGTGGAGACTGTGCATGCAATGGAAGAGTTTGGATTGGACTCCAATGAAAAGAAGTGTACATGTCAAAAGGATAATACATAGTAATTCCAAATAAATGTTTTGTTATTGACTCTGTAACTACAACTTACATttcgtgtaaaaaaaattactttcttttCTCTGTTTTCTATAACCCAGATGAGtattaataagtaattaaaatttgttggaTTTTGCAGGATATGGGAAACTTTCCTTGTTATTCTGGTGGTTTACACTGCTTGGGTTTCTCCCTTTGAATTCGGATTCCTGAAGAAACCACAAGCACCCCTTTCCATAACCGATAACATTGTCAATGGATTTTTTTTCGTGGATATAGTTCTGACCTTCTTCGTGGCTTACATTGACAAAAGCAGCTATTTGATCGTGGATGACCGAAAACAAATTGCTTGGAAATATGCAAGGACTTGGTTGTCCTTTGATGTTATCTCCATCATTCCTTCTGAGCTTGTACAAAAGATATCACCTTCTCCTCTTCAATCTTATGGCCTATTCAACATGCTTAGGCTTTGGCGTCTTCGAAGAGTTGGTGCATTGTTTTCTCGGTAATATTGATAGCTTTCCAATAAAATGATgttttggatattttatttttgcttctcATTTATGTGGCTTGTAACTGTgaataatactatatttttttataggctTGAGAAGgacaaaaattataactatttttggGTTCGATGCGCTAAGCTCATTGCTGTAAGTatccaaaattttattaatcttttaataagGAAAATGAATTTGACAAGTTGAACAATAGACTGATTGCGTGAGTGATGTTTTGTATAGGTTACCCTCTTCGCTGTCCATTGTGCTGCATGTTTCTATTATCTTATTGCTGCTCGTTATCATGATCCCAAAAAGACATGGATTGGTGCAACGATGGATAATTTCCTTGAACACAGCTTGTGGTCAAGATACGTGACATCTATTTACTGGTCCATTACTACCTTAACAACTGTTGGTTATGGAGATTTGCATCCTGTGAATTCAAGGGAGATGATCTTTGACGTCTTTTATATGCTCTTTAATCTGGGTTTAACAGCATATTTGATTGGTAATATGACCAACTTGGTTGTCCATGGCACAAGTCGAACCAGAAAATTTGTAAGTACTAGGATGTAGTCCCAGTTAGTGATTTTAAGTTCAGGAACTTGTAAAACTTATATATGACTTTACTCAATGCTCAGAGGGATACCATACAAGCTGCCTCAAATTTTGCCCAAAGGAACCAATTGCCACATCGGTTGCAAGACCAAATGCTTGCACACTTGTGTTTGAAGTATAGAACAGACTCAGAAGGGTTGCAACAGCAAGAGACACTTGATTCTCTTCCTAAAGCCATCAGATCGAGCATTTcacattatcttttttattctctgATTGACAAGGTCTACTTGTTTCATGGGGTTTCAAATGACTTGCTCTTTCAATTGGTAATTGCAAAACTTTTTTGTCCCAGCTTGTAATTGTTAGttaaatatctattttaatCTTCAACTTGCACTGAGGGCCCTTAATTTTTTGACTAACTATAAAAGGTGTCAGAGATGAAAGCAGAATATTTTCCACCCAAAGAAGATGTTATCTTGCAAAACGAAGCCCCCACTGACTTTTATATACTGGTCACTGGTGCCGTGGTAATTGTCCAACTTATTTATGTAAATTATATAGCTGCTTTTCAAATTTTGACAATATTTGATTGTGACAGATCATGAAGGTTTTCTTCTTCTGAAACATTGTTTACAAACTGTGGTTTCTAATGTCTTAATTGTTTGACAGGAACTACTAGTTCTTAAAAATGGGGCTGAACAGGCAAGTTCATTTATCAATACATTATAAGAAAGAGtgatgaaatataaaatatgaaactaaatCTTATTGATGTTGGTAATAACTGATTTCAGGTTGTTGGAGAGGCCAAAACTGGTGATCTTTGTGGTGAGATTGGTGTGCTTTGTTATAAGCCACAGCTTTTCACAGTTCGAACGAAGCGACTAAGTCAGTTGCTCAGGCTAAACCGTACTACGTTCTTGAATATTGTTCAGGCCAACGTGGGAGATGGAACCATAATAATGAATAATCTCCTTCAGGTCAGCATAACATCATTACCACTCATTGAATGTTGATAATGAATTAATTGCACATTTTTCTGATCTAGATAGCCTTACAAAATTATAGTACATATCCTAAGCCTTGTACatgttttacaaaaatatatttaatgttattcttCTAAAAGATCTTTTTCAAAACCGGCATTCTTGGTGCGTATGGGAATTGTCGTAAGACAATCCCCTGGGTTCAgatcttttcaaaatttaaatgtttagaGGTAATATCTGAGAAGACATTtgtatgtttttaaattaatttttaacaaccTTTCCATGGTATATAAAAAAGACCTTTGTTcacaagtaaaataaatttggcCAAGTGGTTTAgctcatacatatatatacaagatttattcaaacataatagaatgtgattttttttttaatgttaaaaagtACATTCAACAGATTCAACAGAGCACTCAGTAATTTTCATGTATGTGGACTTATTATGATGTGCAGCATTTGAAAGAGATCAACGATCCAATCATGGAGGGAGTTTTGGTGGATATTGAGAACATGTTAGCTCGTGGTAGGATGGACCTACCAGTGAGTGTGTGCTTTGCGGCAGCAAGAGGAGATGACTTGTTGTTGCATCAATTACTCAAACGAGGCATGGATCCAAATGAATCCGACAACAATCGAAGGACAGCTTTGGTGGgtgaataattataattttcattttgaccttCTCTTTGGATACTATTTTTTGCACCTTCTAATTCATAGtgctgattttttatttttacaaaatcagCATATAGCGGCATCTCAAGGAAAACAGAACTGTGTTTTGCTTCTGTTAGACTATGGGGCGGATCCCAACATTAGAGGTAGATAATATTTCTTACCTCTTAATTTCCATTGGTTACACTATTAGACAAACGTTAAAAATTAGTATAAGATTAGATACGAATATATACAACCAATTTGAAGAATGATGGAAGATGAAGACTTCTAGGCATGACAATTACTAGTAAGACAGGATTTCAAAGTTAATTAATAAGTATTTGTATTCTTCTCTACTATTTTAAGTCTGCCACATTTAGACATTAGTCCCACTGCTCTAGACTCGGTATGaaatgtttatttaaataagtttttttttaaaacattagatgATAGTATTGTATTGAAGAGATATAAATGGAAAGTTTTCATCGAAAAAGGaaacatttattaaattaaaaatataaaagtcgTTTATTTCTTGTTTTCCAAAACTTCCATATATTTAGCATCATCCTGATGTtatcaaatcaatttaaataaatagacGATGGCTTATATCTGATGAGGACGTTAGTGTGTGTGATTCCTTTTCTTGTAGAAGTAACATAACTTTCCTGTATTAGGATTTCCCCAAAGTGTAGTGCCTGATGAGGCCGCGATACTCTAAATTTAATATCATTGGATTTTCAACAGCCATGTGCAATTCTTTGGAtttgtttattaatatttttgttaacataGTAGCCCTTAGCAAGACACATGGAATTAGAAAGGGAAAAAAGTCATGGCCatgtaataactaataatagaAGATGATGTTATTCATTTGTTAAAAATAGGGCAGTGTCTCCATTATGCACAAGTCTCCTAGTTGAAAACTGAAGTCTCTAAGGGTCAGCAACtaactaattataaataaacattCTATAATAGGAAGTCGGAGAGCCATATGGTCACCAATGAAGACTTAACCATGCCTCTTTTgccttataaaaaatttaattaaaattataactattttttggtGTTCATGTACGTGtacatgttttttctttttttatacaaataaaagtATATAGAAGTCTCCGTCTTAGTTGGACCAAGTTCCTGGATATATATGATAGAAGTtgagaacataaaaaaaaattcttattaataTTAGTAGTATACTAGTTCACATTCTCTTTCTAATATTCATCATTTAAGTGAAATATTATGTTAGTGTTatgaatattgaataaaaagtgtcttcaaattatttaaataactttttttgggGAAGGGGGTGTTCCATAACTTAAAAACAGAGTGGAGACCAATCTTGTCTAGTTGTCCAAAATCCACACAGCTCATCCCACGATTATATCTCCTTTTATTATAGATTTTggtcaaataattttaaactaattaaaatatgtttaaattctgcctcaaatattatattagaaTAATAATCAAGTCATTATatgagaaattaattattattgatgTAAATCAAACGAATCTGCGTTGACTTTCTAACACTCATGTCCCTGACAacctctcccccccccccccctaaaaataaaataactaaatattatTGTCACATGCATATGCATGGCGTGGTTTGCTAcgtgaataaaatattaataaacgaAGAAGTTGCTTTCTGTTCTCTTAATCCAAATACTCATACTCAtctagaaaagaagaaaaaaacttagtaCGTTTATTCTACGTGCAGATTTGGAAGGTAATGTGCCACTATGGGAGGCTATAGTGGGAGGACATGAATCAATGAGCAAGCTGTTATCAGAGAATGGAGCAAATTTGCAATGCGGGGATGTGGGCCAATTTGCATGTACTGCCGCTGAACAAAACAGCCTCAACTTGCTGAAGGAAATAATGCGCTACGGAGGAGATATCACGCTTCCAAACAGCAGCAACACAGGGACCACAGCTTTGCACGTTGCAGTCTCTGAAGGCAACGTTGAGACTGTCAAATTCCTTTTGGATCACGGGGCGAGTATTGACATGCCAGACAAGCATGGCTGGACCCCAAGAGATCTTGCAGATCAGCAGGCACATACAGAAATCAAAGCCCTTTTTGATTCCATTGGGGAGCCTAAGGTCCATTCTTCCGTCGCTATTCCGGTGAGGAATAGCAAGATCAAGTACCTTGGTAGGTTCACAAGTGAGCCAACCATGACATTGCCTCTTGATGGATCGTTTCATGGAACTGATGGCTCTTGGAGCCAGAACCAGAGCCAAAACCAGAGCCGGCCGAGGCGTCGGAGCAACAACTACCATAACTCTCTGTTCGGGATATTGTCAGCAGCACACAATGGGGAAAAGTACCTGCTTTCAGCTGTTGACATGAATAACAATGCAAGGAATGGTATGAAGAGTAGTAGTGCAGTTGGTCCAACTAGAGTTATAATTAGTTGTCCTGAGAAGGGTGAGGTTGTTGGGAAGCTTGTTTTACTGCCTGGAAGCTTTCAAGAGCTAGTTGAGATTGGAGCCAAGAAATTTGGTTTCTATCCTAATAAGGTTGTATGCAAAGATGGAGGTGAAATTGAAGATATAGAGATAATTAGGGATGGTGACCATCTTGTTTTTCTTGGTGCAAGTGGAGGGTGCTAGAATCCAATCGTGCAGCTCCAGCAACACCACTAACCAATGGCGTGCATATATAAAATGCATATAAGGAACGTCTTTACTGTTAttgtaattgttttatttttcctgtCTCATCTGTGTTCTCATTCTCAATTGTAAATCTTTAGCCTTCTTCTCATGGTTAATgtgaaataatatatttctgCCTACGTCTCATGGTTGCGTGACTTGCCTCCCCCCTATCTCTTTGTCTCTAACTCTACTACTTAACTTTCCCTTCCATTTCTTTTCGGCTCGAAACTGTCTTCTAATTACTGACTTGGAAGCTAGCAATTACTGCCAAGAGGTAAGTGTGACGCAAGGGAGTGTTCCAGTCATAGAAATGATAGATTAGGCAGGTTTCTAAATTGATGCAAGTACACCAGGCCACAAAAGATACAGCACTGAGCACTATTATCAAATGGGTTAAAAAGCAAGAGAAGTACATCAGTAATTCAATTCAGTACAACTCTTTAAGCCACTAGCCATGTGCTCTCCCCGACCACAAAATAAAAACGGAAAAAAGCAAATCATAACAATTCACAACATACTAAAACTACACAAGACTTGTAGATATTAAGTTTTTCGTTTCCCCATTATTTGCCGATAACATTAATGGGTATGCATGTACAATTGCATTGGCCCTCCACCCCAAAGTGATAGGCAGAtaccaaaaagctttttgaCATCTATTgagcaaaggagaaaaaaaatgtgaatataAGAACTGATATGATATGATGGGCGATATAAAGTTGGTTTGGCAATtaagataaaaggaaaagagagagttTAATCCTTTCTATTagcaaaactaacaaactaTCCATTAATatttgtcgataaaaaaaataaaggtcatATG
This region of Glycine soja cultivar W05 chromosome 17, ASM419377v2, whole genome shotgun sequence genomic DNA includes:
- the LOC114393142 gene encoding potassium channel AKT1-like, with amino-acid sequence MLVCGQDEIDLSRDGSHYSLSTGILPSLGAKSNRRLKLKPFIVSPYDRRYRIWETFLVILVVYTAWVSPFEFGFLKKPQAPLSITDNIVNGFFFVDIVLTFFVAYIDKSSYLIVDDRKQIAWKYARTWLSFDVISIIPSELVQKISPSPLQSYGLFNMLRLWRLRRVGALFSRLEKDKNYNYFWVRCAKLIAVTLFAVHCAACFYYLIAARYHDPKKTWIGATMDNFLEHSLWSRYVTSIYWSITTLTTVGYGDLHPVNSREMIFDVFYMLFNLGLTAYLIGNMTNLVVHGTSRTRKFRDTIQAASNFAQRNQLPHRLQDQMLAHLCLKYRTDSEGLQQQETLDSLPKAIRSSISHYLFYSLIDKVYLFHGVSNDLLFQLVSEMKAEYFPPKEDVILQNEAPTDFYILVTGAVELLVLKNGAEQVVGEAKTGDLCGEIGVLCYKPQLFTVRTKRLSQLLRLNRTTFLNIVQANVGDGTIIMNNLLQHLKEINDPIMEGVLVDIENMLARGRMDLPVSVCFAAARGDDLLLHQLLKRGMDPNESDNNRRTALHIAASQGKQNCVLLLLDYGADPNIRDLEGNVPLWEAIVGGHESMSKLLSENGANLQCGDVGQFACTAAEQNSLNLLKEIMRYGGDITLPNSSNTGTTALHVAVSEGNVETVKFLLDHGASIDMPDKHGWTPRDLADQQAHTEIKALFDSIGEPKVHSSVAIPVRNSKIKYLGRFTSEPTMTLPLDGSFHGTDGSWSQNQSQNQSRPRRRSNNYHNSLFGILSAAHNGEKYLLSAVDMNNNARNGMKSSSAVGPTRVIISCPEKGEVVGKLVLLPGSFQELVEIGAKKFGFYPNKVVCKDGGEIEDIEIIRDGDHLVFLGASGGC